One genomic region from Nocardia vinacea encodes:
- a CDS encoding site-specific integrase, with translation MNARSDADIAAVRMMMDRLNLTVADISDDTPPAPRVPTFGDYIPIVRDSMPASRTRDHYQTYWTKILAQPGWAERALNEPTPVQLQGLCEVIKTQRLTRRNGRDGREVVRHVIDALRRIYKHAEDNRIIDPRDNPATRLTKPRRTRSNRRALPEDILTEINRVAATTGNDPQLDTLLLLRLHTETACRRGGALALRPQDLDPVQSVILLREKGGTEQWQPVSPTLMRALCRHAEQRGAAPNEQLLRARNGKPITRRRYNYLFERLGRYLPWVITHGISIHWLRHTTTTWVERRYGGATAREFARHALGSAGPTGVYTTATINEVASALAHLTGEPHPLATTDTQAKKNHMTT, from the coding sequence ATGAACGCGCGCAGCGACGCCGACATCGCCGCTGTCCGGATGATGATGGACCGGCTCAATCTCACCGTCGCCGACATCAGCGACGACACCCCGCCGGCCCCAAGGGTGCCGACCTTCGGTGACTACATCCCTATCGTGCGGGACAGCATGCCCGCGAGCCGGACTCGCGACCACTATCAGACATATTGGACGAAGATTCTTGCCCAGCCGGGGTGGGCCGAGCGGGCATTGAACGAGCCGACTCCCGTCCAGTTGCAGGGGCTGTGCGAGGTGATCAAAACCCAGCGACTGACCCGCCGCAACGGGCGAGACGGACGTGAAGTCGTCCGCCACGTCATCGACGCGTTACGCCGTATCTACAAGCACGCCGAAGACAACCGGATCATCGACCCACGCGACAACCCCGCCACGCGGCTGACCAAACCCCGGCGCACTCGATCCAACCGGCGCGCACTCCCCGAAGACATCCTCACCGAGATCAACCGCGTCGCCGCCACCACCGGCAACGACCCGCAACTCGACACCCTGCTGCTGCTGCGCCTGCACACCGAAACCGCCTGCCGCCGTGGCGGTGCACTGGCCTTGCGTCCCCAAGACCTCGATCCCGTGCAGTCGGTGATCCTCTTACGGGAGAAAGGCGGCACCGAACAATGGCAGCCGGTCTCCCCCACACTGATGCGCGCACTGTGCCGCCACGCCGAACAACGCGGAGCCGCACCGAACGAACAACTACTCCGTGCACGCAACGGCAAGCCCATCACTCGCCGCCGCTACAACTACCTGTTCGAACGTCTCGGCCGATACCTGCCCTGGGTCATCACCCACGGCATCTCCATCCACTGGCTGCGCCACACCACAACCACCTGGGTCGAGCGCCGCTACGGCGGCGCGACCGCACGCGAGTTCGCCCGCCATGCTCTCGGCAGCGCCGGACCCACCGGCGTCTACACCACGGCAACAATCAACGAAGTCGCATCCGCGCTCGCCCACCTCACCGGAGAACCCCACCCCCTAGCCACAACGGACACGCAGGCAAAGAAGAACCATATGACGACATAA
- a CDS encoding SecDF P1 head subdomain-containing protein — protein sequence MTFKSSGSDTFSKFTSDNLGKRIAFALDSRVLSAPAIQSPTPPGSPTRISGNFTADSACQLANSLQFGALPLSFTVS from the coding sequence GTGACTTTCAAGTCCAGCGGGAGCGACACCTTCTCCAAGTTCACCAGCGACAACCTCGGCAAACGGATCGCCTTCGCACTCGACTCTCGGGTGCTGAGCGCTCCGGCCATCCAGTCGCCGACCCCGCCTGGCAGCCCAACCCGGATCTCCGGCAACTTCACCGCAGATTCCGCATGCCAGCTTGCCAATTCGCTACAGTTCGGTGCACTCCCCTTGTCCTTCACCGTGTCCTAG
- a CDS encoding restriction endonuclease, translated as MLAVRHRRQERARDDARVLAALRQNSLSPSDFEEVLAALCRRDGCTDVQVVGGSGDLGADVIARTPDGRRIVLQAKRYRNGRSEGSQDVQRFGGTAHTIHGADVAAVVTTAHTFTPQARAYAAKAGILLMPAKALAAWESQTGRLPGIDRPAPDDLISACIACAIAVACVPPSPSSPCCGSGPKPRVGARYPPGGAVSPLATHRPASRRRSVSLFGREPVGDPVSVWRVAATDEGCSAPSPTINEYRHSEARNPSVAAYPMRTRRSDALRWVPCR; from the coding sequence ATGCTGGCGGTGCGGCACCGCCGCCAGGAGCGTGCTCGCGATGACGCGCGGGTACTGGCAGCACTACGGCAGAACTCGCTGAGCCCCTCCGACTTCGAGGAAGTGCTGGCCGCGTTATGCCGCCGCGACGGCTGCACCGATGTCCAGGTAGTCGGCGGATCCGGTGATCTGGGCGCCGACGTGATCGCACGGACACCAGATGGCCGCCGAATCGTGCTGCAGGCCAAGCGATACCGCAACGGCCGCAGCGAGGGCAGCCAAGACGTGCAACGGTTCGGCGGAACCGCGCACACCATCCACGGCGCCGACGTGGCGGCCGTGGTGACCACCGCGCACACGTTCACCCCGCAAGCACGCGCGTACGCGGCCAAGGCCGGGATCCTGCTCATGCCAGCAAAAGCGCTCGCAGCGTGGGAATCACAGACTGGCCGACTCCCTGGAATTGATCGGCCGGCGCCGGACGACCTCATCAGCGCCTGCATCGCCTGCGCCATCGCTGTGGCGTGCGTCCCACCTTCGCCATCCTCTCCCTGCTGTGGGTCCGGCCCGAAGCCCCGGGTCGGAGCGCGGTATCCACCAGGTGGTGCAGTCTCGCCGTTGGCGACACATCGACCGGCGTCGCGACGGCGGAGTGTGTCTCTATTTGGAAGAGAGCCGGTGGGAGACCCGGTGTCGGTGTGGCGGGTGGCGGCGACCGATGAGGGCTGTAGCGCTCCGTCGCCCACGATCAACGAGTATCGTCACTCAGAGGCCCGAAATCCTTCGGTTGCAGCGTATCCCATGCGCACACGCAGGTCAGATGCGCTGCGATGGGTTCCGTGTCGATGA
- a CDS encoding SUKH-4 family immunity protein, whose product MNRVPGWVGKFDPDEIREVWDGQIEPVDGSLVGPGVSPDTRRFLTEVGLPTVKVYGIRFVRDERLSRRLRHDDREYLVVAEECDPNFVFAVDVRSDSVFKVYRPSSKYTQFCNSDIVAFTFFFGLLNRDVLGLEGEIIGDAITTVRTALRERDPAALDIDTQWDALLDDLATQY is encoded by the coding sequence ATGAACCGCGTGCCGGGCTGGGTCGGCAAGTTCGATCCCGACGAGATTCGCGAGGTCTGGGACGGCCAGATAGAGCCCGTCGACGGGAGCCTCGTCGGGCCGGGAGTGTCGCCCGACACGCGCAGGTTTCTCACCGAGGTCGGCCTGCCGACGGTCAAGGTGTATGGCATCCGCTTCGTACGCGACGAACGGCTATCGAGGAGACTGCGGCACGACGATCGCGAGTATCTCGTCGTCGCCGAGGAATGCGATCCCAATTTCGTGTTCGCCGTCGACGTGCGATCCGACAGCGTGTTCAAGGTCTATCGGCCATCGTCGAAGTACACCCAGTTCTGCAACTCCGACATCGTTGCGTTCACGTTCTTTTTCGGTCTGCTGAATCGGGACGTTCTCGGGTTGGAGGGGGAGATCATCGGCGACGCCATCACCACCGTCCGTACGGCGTTGCGCGAGCGCGACCCCGCAGCGCTGGACATCGACACACAATGGGACGCACTGCTCGACGACTTGGCCACGCAGTACTGA
- a CDS encoding DUF4189 domain-containing protein has translation MNVPNGSHVVGYDSLDVGDQLGRGGQGTVYRVANKKINNTDGPGWDVVFKEYNTASLAQLDIVALTKMVALLSELSRSDGEWLCDKTAWPAAMVARQEHVCGIIMRVVPDRFRFTLRGLSATTGTSQRLANLEYLLNDDSYVARIGLHISERDRLEILADLAATLARLHRFGIVVGDLSPKNLLFTTDPAPECFLIDCDAMRVRGESVLPQAETPDWTLPSGEEKATQAGDVYKFGLLAVRLFARDQTTTDTTPLTAIHPALGTLAQLSLDPGPARRPLPAHWAEHLRSAAAIASTAPATAPPATVPSPAQAPQPATSNAHPTGAKHAPNRLNPALAAIAAGVIVGIIVVLGVATQLPDNGSSRTLPPVPSVKISPPRASTPYIPSPPPVPPAHYVAGAYGTDDNRVYWATDSSQHGAVDSVMGRCGSDCKPIWAKNRCIAIAFFGNGGWFWGDGFNVEQAQNDAASNARNKYGWTGSFEFRSQCAD, from the coding sequence GTGAACGTGCCCAACGGATCCCACGTCGTCGGCTACGACTCCCTCGACGTGGGAGACCAACTCGGCCGAGGCGGTCAAGGCACGGTCTACCGGGTCGCCAACAAGAAGATCAACAACACCGACGGCCCCGGCTGGGACGTGGTCTTCAAGGAATACAACACGGCATCGCTGGCCCAGCTCGATATCGTCGCGTTGACCAAGATGGTGGCACTGCTCAGCGAACTGAGTCGATCCGACGGCGAGTGGTTGTGCGACAAGACCGCATGGCCCGCGGCGATGGTCGCCCGTCAGGAACATGTGTGCGGGATCATCATGCGCGTCGTGCCCGACAGATTTCGGTTCACCCTGCGAGGACTGTCGGCCACCACCGGGACCAGCCAGCGGCTGGCGAACCTTGAATACCTGCTCAACGACGACTCCTACGTCGCGCGCATCGGCCTGCACATCAGCGAACGCGACCGACTGGAAATACTCGCCGACCTGGCCGCTACTCTGGCCCGTCTGCACCGTTTCGGCATCGTGGTCGGCGACCTGTCGCCGAAGAACCTGTTGTTCACCACCGACCCGGCCCCCGAATGTTTCCTCATCGACTGCGACGCCATGCGCGTGCGCGGCGAATCAGTACTGCCGCAAGCCGAAACACCCGACTGGACCCTCCCCTCCGGCGAGGAGAAGGCAACCCAGGCCGGTGACGTCTACAAATTCGGGCTACTCGCCGTGCGGTTGTTCGCCCGCGACCAGACCACCACCGACACCACACCCCTGACCGCGATCCACCCCGCCTTGGGCACCCTCGCGCAATTGAGCCTCGACCCCGGCCCGGCCCGGCGGCCTCTACCCGCCCACTGGGCCGAGCACCTCCGATCGGCCGCGGCCATCGCCTCGACCGCCCCGGCCACCGCGCCCCCCGCCACAGTGCCCTCTCCGGCACAGGCTCCACAACCCGCAACAAGCAACGCCCACCCAACTGGCGCTAAACATGCCCCGAACCGTCTCAATCCGGCCCTCGCCGCGATCGCTGCTGGTGTCATCGTCGGCATCATCGTCGTTCTAGGTGTCGCAACACAACTGCCCGATAACGGATCCTCCCGAACCCTCCCGCCAGTGCCATCGGTCAAGATCTCGCCCCCACGGGCCTCGACCCCATACATACCGTCGCCGCCTCCGGTACCACCCGCTCATTATGTCGCGGGCGCATACGGCACCGACGACAATCGGGTGTACTGGGCCACCGACTCCAGCCAGCACGGTGCCGTCGACTCCGTGATGGGGCGCTGCGGATCGGACTGCAAGCCAATATGGGCTAAGAACAGGTGTATTGCCATCGCCTTCTTCGGCAACGGCGGTTGGTTTTGGGGAGATGGATTCAACGTCGAGCAGGCGCAGAATGATGCGGCGTCGAACGCACGTAACAAGTACGGGTGGACCGGATCGTTCGAGTTCCGGTCACAATGCGCAGACTAG